In Blastopirellula sp. J2-11, a single genomic region encodes these proteins:
- a CDS encoding NTP transferase domain-containing protein, which produces MGQCSFRSFAIVPAAGRSRRMGSDKLLLSFDGKPIIDRVIEAWRRGGVDQVVVIVRADHAALRAHLQTSDVELAIMETPLPEMVDSVRAGLQHISQKFTPSSEDVWMLAPADLPTLDAQAIETLLDAYDPLQRPILAATYNDCRSHPVLFPWRIAEQVAKLSAAETIRDLFAKNEWRAIGMPSAKPHDVDIPGDLEPRERKPEK; this is translated from the coding sequence ATGGGCCAGTGTAGTTTTCGCAGTTTTGCGATTGTGCCTGCGGCGGGACGAAGCCGACGGATGGGAAGCGACAAGCTGTTGCTTTCGTTTGACGGGAAGCCGATCATCGACCGCGTGATCGAAGCTTGGCGTCGCGGCGGTGTCGATCAGGTGGTGGTCATCGTGCGCGCGGATCATGCCGCGCTGCGAGCGCATTTGCAAACGTCGGACGTCGAACTGGCGATCATGGAGACGCCGCTGCCAGAGATGGTCGATTCGGTCCGAGCAGGCTTACAGCATATTTCGCAAAAATTTACGCCGAGTTCTGAGGATGTGTGGATGCTGGCGCCGGCCGATCTGCCGACGCTCGACGCGCAGGCGATTGAAACGCTGTTGGACGCCTATGATCCGCTGCAGCGCCCGATCTTGGCGGCGACCTATAACGATTGCAGGAGTCATCCCGTCCTTTTTCCTTGGCGAATAGCCGAGCAAGTCGCAAAATTGTCGGCGGCCGAGACGATTCGCGATTTGTTCGCGAAAAATGAGTGGCGCGCGATCGGGATGCCCAGCGCCAAGCCGCACGATGTTGACATTCCCGGCGATTTGGAACCGCGTGAAAGAAAACCGGAAAAATAG
- a CDS encoding ABC transporter ATP-binding protein, whose translation MIELIDFGKDYGAFTAVECLNLKIEAGEMFGFIGPNGAGKSTSIRYLATLLKATRGGGTVNGYSVAKDPMDVRHSVGYMPDNFGVYDGMKVWEFLDFFAVAYGIPRSRRKEVITDVLELLDLTYKRNDFVNGLSRGMKQRLCLAKTLVHDPPVLILDEPASGLDPRARLEVKALLKELRKMGKTILISSHILTELADCCTSVGIIERGQLLMHGPIDEVYRRIRKNRILQIKLVDNFDVGLSIIRSEPSCIDVDFESSRNLITCELQTDDNGVAALLEKLLANRVKVRSYAEKDPTLEDVFMMVTKGLVT comes from the coding sequence ATGATCGAGCTGATCGACTTCGGCAAAGACTACGGCGCATTTACCGCAGTCGAATGCCTGAATCTGAAAATTGAAGCCGGCGAGATGTTTGGCTTTATCGGTCCCAATGGAGCCGGTAAGAGTACAAGCATTCGCTATCTGGCGACGTTGCTGAAAGCGACGCGCGGCGGCGGCACGGTCAACGGCTACTCGGTCGCCAAAGATCCGATGGACGTCCGGCACAGCGTCGGCTATATGCCTGACAACTTTGGCGTCTATGACGGCATGAAGGTCTGGGAGTTCCTCGACTTTTTCGCCGTCGCCTACGGCATCCCGCGCTCGCGGCGCAAAGAGGTGATCACCGACGTCTTGGAACTGCTCGATCTGACGTACAAACGCAATGACTTTGTTAACGGCTTGTCACGCGGGATGAAACAACGGCTTTGCCTAGCCAAGACGTTGGTGCATGATCCCCCGGTATTGATTTTGGATGAACCGGCGAGCGGCCTTGATCCACGCGCCCGATTGGAAGTCAAAGCGCTGCTGAAAGAGTTGCGGAAGATGGGAAAAACAATTCTCATCTCCAGCCATATTCTGACCGAATTGGCCGACTGCTGCACTTCGGTCGGCATTATCGAGCGGGGCCAGTTGCTGATGCACGGTCCGATCGATGAAGTCTACCGCCGGATTCGCAAAAACCGGATCTTGCAGATCAAGCTGGTCGATAACTTCGACGTAGGGCTGTCGATCATTCGGAGCGAGCCTTCCTGTATCGATGTCGATTTCGAATCCAGTCGCAATTTAATCACTTGCGAACTGCAAACCGACGACAATGGAGTTGCGGCGCTGTTAGAGAAATTACTCGCCAACCGCGTCAAGGTGCGCAGCTACGCCGAAAAAGATCCGACGTTAGAAGACGTCTTCATGATGGTGACCAAAGGGCTGGTGACGTAG
- the coaD gene encoding pantetheine-phosphate adenylyltransferase codes for MSEENPKVAVYTGSFDPVTLGHLNLIERSSRLVDRLIIGIGTNDQKVGLFNAEERVELVRRVTKHVPNIDVLHFSGLAVDFVRSVNARAMIRGIRPLTDIAGEFTMMMANRKLDPGIETVFLMADEEYGHVSSSLLKQITPLAGDDQLAKFVPREIIADVRSKIPSV; via the coding sequence ATGTCTGAAGAAAATCCCAAAGTCGCGGTCTACACCGGCTCATTCGATCCGGTGACGCTAGGCCATTTGAATTTGATCGAGCGAAGCAGTCGCCTGGTCGATCGCTTGATCATCGGCATCGGCACCAACGATCAAAAGGTGGGACTGTTCAACGCGGAAGAACGGGTCGAGCTGGTCCGCCGCGTCACCAAGCATGTTCCCAATATTGACGTGCTCCACTTCTCGGGTCTGGCGGTTGACTTTGTCCGCTCGGTCAACGCGCGGGCGATGATCCGCGGCATTCGTCCCTTGACCGACATCGCCGGCGAATTCACCATGATGATGGCCAATCGCAAGTTAGATCCCGGTATTGAGACCGTCTTTCTGATGGCGGACGAAGAATATGGCCACGTCTCCAGCAGTTTGCTGAAGCAGATCACTCCGCTGGCCGGCGACGATCAACTCGCCAAGTTCGTCCCGCGGGAGATCATCGCCGACGTTCGCAGCAAGATCCCGTCGGTTTAG
- a CDS encoding alpha/beta hydrolase family protein, translating into MPKRLFTLGILWLALVSFPANARPADLSIAIGKSFPAIDTLADIEENDADARDCLHGLCWPRVEFTTEVETPLKGRGDALVRFPSPLTTGSDKNDRVAMQWYAARDEQGHATKAPAIIVVHESGSAMTIGQLMAKGLRNQGFHTFMIQLPGYGLRKEGSRKTDGDLFLLRIKQSIADVRRARDAVAALPLVDADHIAVQGTSLGGFVASDAAALDSGFDSVFLLLSGGDITDILQHGERESAEVRKKLEASGFGGEQLPKLVNPIEPLRIAHRLNPQRTWLYSGTYDNVVPLKNGIALAQAAQLAPEHHIRMSANHYSGVIYIPYVLNHIREGIEATVGVD; encoded by the coding sequence ATGCCGAAGCGCTTGTTCACTCTCGGAATTTTGTGGCTGGCGCTGGTGAGCTTTCCAGCGAACGCGCGTCCCGCTGATCTGTCGATCGCCATCGGAAAATCGTTTCCGGCGATCGATACGCTGGCCGATATCGAAGAAAACGACGCCGACGCTCGGGACTGCCTTCACGGACTTTGCTGGCCCCGCGTCGAGTTCACCACGGAGGTGGAAACGCCGCTCAAAGGACGCGGCGATGCGCTGGTTCGCTTTCCCTCTCCGCTGACAACCGGCAGCGACAAAAACGACCGCGTCGCCATGCAGTGGTACGCCGCTCGGGACGAACAAGGACACGCGACCAAAGCTCCGGCCATCATCGTCGTCCACGAGTCAGGCAGCGCAATGACGATCGGCCAATTGATGGCCAAAGGGTTGCGAAACCAAGGATTTCATACCTTCATGATTCAGTTGCCCGGCTATGGTTTGCGGAAAGAAGGAAGTCGCAAGACCGACGGGGATCTCTTCCTACTGCGCATCAAGCAATCGATCGCCGATGTGCGCCGTGCACGTGACGCCGTCGCCGCTTTGCCGCTGGTTGACGCCGATCATATCGCCGTCCAGGGGACTAGCTTGGGGGGATTTGTCGCTAGTGACGCGGCTGCGCTCGACTCCGGTTTCGATAGCGTCTTCTTGCTCCTCTCCGGGGGCGACATCACCGATATCTTGCAACATGGCGAGCGCGAATCGGCGGAAGTGCGCAAGAAGCTGGAAGCGTCCGGTTTCGGCGGCGAGCAGTTGCCGAAACTGGTCAACCCGATCGAACCGCTCCGCATCGCGCATCGCTTGAACCCGCAGCGGACCTGGCTCTACTCAGGAACCTACGACAACGTCGTGCCTCTGAAGAATGGAATCGCACTTGCCCAAGCGGCGCAGCTTGCTCCCGAGCATCACATCCGCATGAGCGCCAACCACTACTCCGGCGTCATCTACATTCCATATGTGTTGAACCACATTCGAGAAGGAATCGAAGCGACGGTCGGCGTTGACTAA
- the tatC gene encoding twin-arginine translocase subunit TatC — MAKKINDDLFEGSAMTFGEHLEELRSALFKSILWLAIGLAIGLLLANQAIHAIEKPVKDALVKYNQLRTLQRLKDQLKEQTGNETISQEKETELLQIAKANQWSPEILYVEPAEVKRISDLKDKPSPALNPEAMGQMDLDEMIKDLAIVPQTAPVAMVTWKKTEASLVALKVEEVFMIWLKAGLVCGAIIASPMIFWHIWQFVAAGLYPHEKKYIWIYLPFSLGLFFGGAALAYFYVFAPVLEFLFSFNLALGIDPDPRISEWMSFALLLPLGFGISFQLPLVMLLLNRIGMIEVKSYTEHWRIAILVICVLSALLTPADPLSMLLLAVPLSFLYFGGIGLCLWMPGRRAPLAPIRPS, encoded by the coding sequence ATGGCGAAGAAGATCAATGACGACCTGTTCGAAGGATCGGCGATGACCTTTGGGGAGCACCTCGAAGAACTTCGCTCCGCTCTCTTCAAATCCATTCTCTGGCTAGCCATTGGTCTGGCGATCGGCCTGTTGCTCGCGAATCAGGCGATTCATGCGATCGAGAAGCCGGTTAAAGACGCGTTGGTCAAATACAACCAACTGCGCACGCTGCAGCGTTTGAAAGACCAATTGAAAGAGCAAACCGGCAACGAAACGATCAGCCAAGAAAAAGAAACCGAACTGCTGCAGATCGCCAAAGCGAATCAGTGGTCCCCGGAGATCTTGTACGTCGAGCCGGCCGAGGTAAAACGAATCTCGGACCTCAAGGACAAGCCGTCGCCGGCGCTTAATCCCGAAGCGATGGGCCAGATGGATCTGGATGAAATGATCAAAGACCTGGCTATCGTTCCCCAAACAGCGCCAGTCGCGATGGTCACGTGGAAGAAAACCGAGGCGTCGCTCGTGGCGCTGAAGGTCGAAGAAGTCTTTATGATCTGGCTCAAAGCAGGCTTGGTCTGCGGTGCGATCATCGCCAGCCCGATGATCTTTTGGCATATCTGGCAATTTGTCGCGGCCGGTCTCTATCCGCATGAAAAGAAATATATCTGGATTTACCTGCCGTTTAGCCTGGGGCTCTTCTTCGGCGGCGCCGCATTGGCCTACTTTTACGTCTTTGCGCCGGTGCTCGAATTTTTGTTCAGCTTTAACTTGGCGCTGGGGATCGACCCCGATCCGCGGATTAGCGAATGGATGAGTTTCGCGCTGTTGCTGCCGCTGGGCTTCGGAATAAGCTTCCAATTGCCGCTGGTCATGCTTTTGCTAAACCGAATCGGCATGATCGAGGTAAAGTCTTATACCGAGCATTGGCGCATCGCGATTTTGGTGATCTGCGTCCTCTCGGCGCTGCTGACCCCGGCCGATCCGCTCAGCATGCTTTTGCTGGCGGTTCCCCTCTCGTTCCTGTATTTTGGCGGAATCGGCCTTTGCCTCTGGATGCCTGGTCGTCGGGCTCCGTTGGCGCCAATTCGTCCATCCTAA
- a CDS encoding type I phosphomannose isomerase catalytic subunit, producing the protein MTLDYPLRFQPKFRQYIWGGRRLGTELGKPIDADGVFAESWEVVDHGDDQSVVANGPLAGQTLGALVRLYGKQLFGRHQATEQFPLLFKFLDANTDLSIQVHPDDAQGALLDPPDLGKTEAWVIMDAEPGARMFVGLKANVDRDALQQAIEQNQLLDHMHVIEPQAGDCVFIPAQTVHALGKGLLVAEIQQSSNTTYRLFDWNRTDAAGNSRPLHIQQSLETIDFAQGPVRLQTPIAVAPSVERLVECDKFVLDRRRVTENQISGGDDRFHILSVLDGAVTVEHPAGAFELGKGETTLLPAASSAVTLVPNSPSTLLDMYLPT; encoded by the coding sequence GTGACTCTCGACTACCCGCTGCGGTTCCAGCCGAAGTTTCGACAGTATATCTGGGGAGGTCGCCGACTCGGGACCGAACTGGGCAAGCCGATCGACGCGGATGGGGTATTTGCCGAAAGTTGGGAAGTCGTGGACCATGGGGACGATCAAAGCGTGGTCGCCAACGGACCGCTCGCTGGACAAACATTGGGAGCGCTGGTTCGGCTTTACGGCAAGCAACTGTTTGGGCGACATCAGGCGACCGAGCAATTTCCGCTGCTCTTTAAATTTCTGGACGCCAACACCGACCTGTCGATCCAGGTTCACCCCGATGACGCGCAAGGGGCGCTGCTTGATCCTCCTGACTTGGGCAAGACCGAGGCCTGGGTCATCATGGACGCCGAGCCGGGGGCGCGGATGTTCGTCGGGCTGAAAGCGAACGTCGACCGCGACGCTTTGCAGCAAGCGATCGAACAAAACCAGCTGCTCGATCACATGCATGTGATCGAGCCGCAAGCCGGGGACTGCGTCTTTATTCCGGCCCAGACGGTTCACGCGCTGGGGAAAGGGTTGCTGGTCGCCGAGATCCAGCAGTCGAGCAACACGACCTATCGCTTGTTCGACTGGAATCGAACCGACGCCGCCGGCAACTCGCGACCTCTCCATATTCAACAATCGCTCGAGACGATCGATTTCGCCCAAGGGCCTGTGAGGCTGCAAACGCCGATCGCGGTAGCGCCAAGCGTCGAACGTTTGGTCGAGTGCGACAAGTTTGTGCTCGATCGGCGCCGCGTGACGGAAAATCAGATCAGCGGAGGAGACGATCGTTTTCATATCCTTTCGGTGCTCGACGGCGCTGTTACGGTCGAGCATCCCGCCGGAGCGTTCGAACTGGGGAAGGGGGAGACAACGCTGCTTCCCGCAGCGAGTTCGGCAGTGACGCTGGTTCCCAATTCTCCATCGACCTTGCTGGATATGTATCTGCCGACGTAG
- a CDS encoding membrane or secreted protein codes for MLNLRPLALATVAVLAVSQCAGCWPLQRTPLFDPGTMQQQQQRAMAYDPYTNNDLGPEVLGGRPRDFDRPVAEAVQNDGSNFGANSRFLP; via the coding sequence ATGTTGAATTTGCGACCACTCGCGCTCGCCACCGTTGCGGTTTTGGCGGTATCGCAATGCGCCGGATGCTGGCCGTTGCAGCGCACTCCGTTGTTCGACCCCGGCACGATGCAACAGCAGCAGCAACGTGCCATGGCCTACGATCCATATACCAACAATGACCTCGGCCCCGAGGTTCTGGGAGGTCGTCCCCGCGATTTTGATCGTCCCGTGGCCGAAGCAGTCCAAAACGACGGGTCAAATTTCGGCGCCAACTCCCGATTTCTTCCGTAA
- a CDS encoding pseudouridine synthase, translating into MPENPAESDNPAPLRLERLHKVLAFAGIDSRRKCEALIQEGRVEVDGKFVTELGMKVDPEHQEILVDGQRLKFGKRIYYMLNKPPGVLSTNFDPAGRTRVIDMVPQDVRLFTIGRLDRASEGLIVVTNDGELANRLAHPRYEIEKTYRVEVAGHPEPDAIKFVRRGVHLAEGFVQPVSVVMKRKNKQSTTLEVILDEGKNREIRRLMAKIGHKVLRLKRIAMGPLRLGEMPEGAFRELKSAETKALRDAAFGVGAGRPKKPKPRKSSTSGEQDRPIFPETKTIAKGRAGAKPTGTGAKSRPAGKPTRKSTGTGKPTGSASKDRSFDSVPQKRTYGKTIGGDSPSRSFDKKSGPPAKGRSIDKSAGRPTKSRGFSESFGSHDDDDDDEGRPISELGWSSGKGGGSGKKNASRAGGAPKKKFAKKGTGFKGAPKKGAPKKGGPKKGGPKKGAPKKKKSTFGQAAAETERGGRKSKRGGTRTKYVKNPDDKKKTFTKKKTKRRK; encoded by the coding sequence ATGCCTGAAAACCCCGCTGAATCTGACAATCCTGCCCCTCTGCGGCTCGAACGTCTGCACAAAGTCTTGGCTTTTGCCGGCATCGACAGCCGCCGCAAGTGCGAAGCGCTGATCCAAGAAGGCCGGGTCGAAGTCGACGGCAAATTCGTGACCGAACTCGGCATGAAGGTCGATCCCGAACATCAGGAGATCCTGGTCGATGGGCAACGGCTGAAGTTTGGTAAGCGTATCTACTACATGCTGAACAAGCCGCCTGGCGTGCTTAGCACCAATTTTGATCCGGCGGGGCGAACCCGCGTGATCGATATGGTGCCGCAAGATGTCCGGCTGTTCACGATCGGGCGATTGGATCGCGCCAGTGAAGGGCTGATTGTCGTCACCAATGACGGCGAATTGGCGAACCGCTTGGCCCATCCCCGCTACGAAATCGAAAAGACCTATCGCGTTGAGGTCGCCGGCCATCCCGAGCCTGACGCGATTAAGTTTGTGCGCCGCGGCGTTCATCTGGCCGAAGGCTTTGTCCAGCCGGTCAGCGTGGTGATGAAACGGAAAAACAAGCAAAGTACGACGCTGGAAGTGATTCTGGACGAAGGGAAGAATCGCGAGATTCGCCGTTTGATGGCGAAGATCGGGCACAAGGTGCTTCGCCTAAAACGTATCGCGATGGGGCCGTTGCGTTTGGGAGAAATGCCCGAAGGTGCGTTCCGCGAACTGAAAAGCGCCGAGACCAAGGCGCTGCGCGATGCGGCGTTCGGCGTTGGCGCCGGCAGACCGAAAAAACCGAAACCTCGGAAATCATCGACTTCAGGCGAGCAAGACCGTCCGATTTTCCCCGAGACGAAGACCATCGCGAAGGGACGCGCCGGTGCGAAGCCAACCGGGACCGGCGCCAAGAGCCGACCTGCAGGCAAACCAACTCGAAAATCGACCGGGACAGGAAAACCAACAGGTTCTGCTTCGAAAGATCGGTCGTTTGACTCCGTTCCCCAGAAGCGGACCTACGGCAAAACGATCGGCGGCGACTCCCCATCACGATCGTTCGACAAGAAGTCGGGACCGCCTGCGAAGGGCCGCTCGATCGATAAATCGGCAGGCCGTCCAACCAAGAGCCGCGGTTTTTCAGAGTCCTTTGGCTCCCATGATGACGACGACGATGACGAAGGTCGTCCGATCTCCGAGTTGGGTTGGTCATCTGGAAAAGGCGGCGGTTCAGGGAAGAAAAACGCATCTCGAGCCGGCGGCGCCCCCAAGAAGAAGTTCGCCAAAAAGGGAACCGGCTTCAAGGGAGCTCCAAAAAAGGGAGCTCCAAAAAAGGGAGGACCCAAAAAAGGAGGCCCCAAGAAGGGCGCTCCCAAAAAGAAGAAGTCGACCTTTGGTCAGGCTGCGGCCGAAACCGAACGGGGCGGTCGGAAGAGCAAACGCGGCGGCACGCGCACGAAGTACGTGAAGAATCCTGACGATAAGAAAAAGACATTCACCAAGAAAAAGACGAAACGCCGCAAGTGA
- a CDS encoding dihydroorotate dehydrogenase electron transfer subunit produces MNENCNPLHAAYYADQAVQLTVEVVENVQLARDTYRVRFACPSLAASITPGQFVMLRLADMQDPLLGRPLAMYDVYCDASGAAVGIDVVYLVHGKLTSKLARCAPGQRLEVWGPLGNGFPGQQVDHLIMVAGGIGQTPFVALGKEYLGRQAYGDPPRQNVSAGKVTMCYGARSADYLAGVEDFRACGVDVKISTDDGSAGHHGLVTDLLHAALDESTSGVQIACCGPERMMESVATIAAQRNVPCWVSLETPMACGIGICFTCVAKVRQDDGSWDYKRTCVEGPIFAAEKIDWE; encoded by the coding sequence GTGAACGAGAACTGCAATCCGCTGCATGCCGCGTACTACGCCGACCAGGCCGTTCAGCTGACGGTGGAAGTGGTCGAAAACGTCCAGTTGGCGCGTGATACGTATCGAGTTCGTTTCGCGTGTCCAAGCTTGGCGGCCAGTATCACGCCGGGGCAGTTTGTCATGCTGCGTCTGGCCGACATGCAAGATCCGCTGCTCGGTCGACCCTTGGCGATGTACGACGTCTATTGTGACGCCAGCGGCGCGGCGGTCGGTATCGATGTCGTGTATCTCGTGCATGGCAAGCTGACGAGCAAGTTGGCGCGCTGCGCGCCTGGTCAACGTCTGGAAGTCTGGGGCCCGCTGGGGAACGGATTTCCGGGGCAACAAGTCGATCATCTGATCATGGTCGCCGGCGGCATCGGACAAACGCCGTTTGTAGCGCTCGGCAAAGAATATCTCGGTCGCCAAGCGTACGGAGATCCGCCGCGACAGAACGTCTCGGCCGGCAAAGTCACGATGTGCTACGGAGCTCGCTCAGCCGATTACTTGGCCGGAGTCGAAGACTTTCGCGCGTGCGGCGTCGATGTCAAAATCAGCACCGACGACGGATCGGCAGGGCATCACGGCCTGGTGACCGATCTGCTCCATGCGGCGTTAGATGAGTCAACATCCGGCGTCCAGATCGCTTGCTGCGGACCCGAGCGGATGATGGAATCGGTCGCCACGATCGCCGCACAGCGCAACGTGCCGTGCTGGGTTTCTCTCGAAACGCCGATGGCTTGCGGCATCGGCATCTGCTTTACCTGCGTCGCTAAGGTCCGCCAGGACGACGGCAGTTGGGACTACAAACGAACCTGCGTTGAAGGTCCGATCTTCGCTGCCGAAAAGATTGACTGGGAATAG
- a CDS encoding aminotransferase class V-fold PLP-dependent enzyme, whose amino-acid sequence MSAPSLWDQFRQEMTIVPQWAYFDHSSVSPLPRRTAALIKQFVDQAAAGGNLHWPEWAATVEKTRGKIASLVNADVEEIALLPNTTHGVSLVAGGYAWKPGDSVVVLSNEFPANLYAWMHLKSIGVEVRQVEVTGPGPTLDQIAAKIDSTTKIVAVSWVSYSTGFRLDIAKLTELVHSKGALLFVDVIQGLGVFPFDVKATGVDFLASTSQKWLLTPEGAGMFYIRCEHFDKLRPLFVGPTSMAKPYDYDRIDLNFSDTARRFEGGSKNMVGYMALGSSLGLLMELGAGPQQSAVADRVLEIGDLACERLQSIGASIYSDRDGDNRSGIISFEFPGQDPHQLRKRCVDAQVGLSVRSGRLRISPHGYTNADDVDRLIAALS is encoded by the coding sequence ATGAGCGCCCCCTCTCTCTGGGACCAGTTTCGTCAAGAGATGACCATTGTACCCCAATGGGCTTACTTTGATCACTCGTCGGTTTCTCCCCTCCCTCGGCGAACCGCTGCGTTGATCAAGCAGTTTGTGGACCAGGCCGCTGCCGGAGGAAATCTGCATTGGCCCGAGTGGGCGGCGACGGTCGAAAAGACGCGGGGGAAGATCGCTTCGCTGGTCAACGCCGACGTCGAAGAGATCGCGCTGCTCCCCAATACAACGCACGGCGTTTCGCTTGTCGCCGGCGGATATGCGTGGAAACCAGGAGACAGCGTCGTCGTCCTCAGTAACGAGTTTCCGGCCAATTTATACGCATGGATGCATCTAAAAAGTATCGGTGTCGAAGTTCGCCAGGTCGAAGTGACTGGACCTGGTCCAACGCTGGACCAGATCGCCGCCAAGATTGATTCAACCACCAAGATCGTCGCCGTCAGCTGGGTCAGCTATTCGACCGGGTTTCGACTCGATATCGCCAAACTAACCGAACTTGTCCACAGCAAAGGCGCCCTGCTGTTTGTCGACGTGATCCAAGGATTAGGCGTTTTCCCTTTTGATGTCAAAGCGACAGGCGTCGATTTTCTCGCTTCGACCAGCCAAAAATGGCTGCTGACCCCCGAAGGCGCCGGCATGTTTTACATTCGCTGCGAGCACTTCGACAAATTGCGCCCGCTGTTTGTCGGGCCTACCAGCATGGCCAAGCCTTACGACTATGATCGGATCGATCTGAACTTCAGCGACACCGCACGTCGCTTCGAAGGAGGATCGAAAAACATGGTCGGCTACATGGCGCTGGGAAGCAGCTTAGGGCTATTGATGGAACTTGGCGCCGGACCACAGCAATCAGCCGTTGCAGATCGCGTGCTGGAAATCGGCGATCTGGCTTGCGAGCGATTGCAGTCGATCGGCGCGTCGATTTACTCCGATCGAGACGGCGACAATAGGTCGGGCATCATCTCGTTTGAGTTCCCTGGACAAGACCCGCATCAGTTGCGTAAACGATGTGTGGACGCCCAGGTCGGGCTCAGCGTGCGAAGTGGACGGCTTCGAATTAGCCCCCACGGCTATACGAATGCGGACGACGTTGACCGCCTGATCGCAGCGTTGTCTTAA
- a CDS encoding prenyltransferase/squalene oxidase repeat-containing protein: MTENLNRRTALRWIAAGLPLAAGVAGNSSLAAADNVLRTNWLTSTRKGLDWVARTQTRMGHWASQAYPTAMAALAGTALISSGSTTTQGPYAKNIRRVTDFIYSKRRDNGLIGDPLTDNRYTYGHGFSMLFLSQVLGEEEDEDRREELINTLTKAVEFTVAAQTTSGGWGYVSAKDGNDFDEGSTTITQVQGLRGCRNAGIVVPSEVVERAKQYIYGCQNPDGGISYSSKNRGTSRPAITAASICCLQNAGEYGGDVVDKMIAYCKDNLHQIQTQQQAFSHWHYTYLYYAQVVYREGFRDREFWETFRDRLYSEIVRKQRNDGAWDDSTVGPIYVTSCNLIMMQLDYGFLPIYQR, encoded by the coding sequence ATGACCGAAAATTTGAATCGCCGAACCGCACTTCGCTGGATCGCTGCAGGGCTTCCCCTAGCGGCTGGAGTTGCCGGAAATTCGTCACTCGCCGCTGCTGACAACGTGCTGCGTACCAATTGGCTCACGTCGACCCGTAAAGGGCTCGACTGGGTCGCACGCACCCAAACTCGGATGGGACATTGGGCCAGTCAGGCCTATCCAACCGCAATGGCGGCGCTGGCCGGCACAGCGCTGATCTCCTCCGGTTCGACGACGACGCAAGGGCCGTACGCTAAGAACATTCGCCGCGTCACTGACTTCATCTACAGTAAACGGCGTGACAACGGTTTGATCGGCGATCCGTTGACCGACAATCGTTACACCTACGGGCACGGCTTTTCGATGCTCTTCCTCTCGCAAGTTCTCGGCGAAGAAGAAGACGAAGATCGACGCGAAGAGCTGATCAACACGTTGACCAAAGCGGTCGAGTTTACCGTCGCCGCGCAGACCACCTCGGGCGGTTGGGGCTACGTCAGTGCGAAAGATGGCAATGATTTCGACGAAGGCTCGACAACCATCACGCAAGTGCAAGGCCTACGCGGTTGTCGCAACGCCGGGATTGTCGTTCCGTCAGAAGTGGTCGAACGAGCCAAGCAATACATCTACGGCTGCCAGAATCCGGACGGCGGCATTTCGTACAGCTCCAAAAATCGGGGCACTTCGCGACCGGCGATCACGGCCGCTTCGATTTGTTGCTTGCAGAATGCCGGCGAGTATGGCGGCGACGTCGTCGATAAGATGATTGCATACTGCAAAGACAACCTGCACCAGATTCAGACGCAGCAGCAAGCGTTCAGCCACTGGCACTACACTTATCTGTACTACGCTCAAGTTGTCTATCGCGAAGGCTTTCGTGATCGCGAATTTTGGGAAACGTTCCGCGATCGGCTTTATTCCGAGATTGTCCGCAAGCAGCGTAATGACGGCGCTTGGGATGATTCGACCGTCGGTCCGATCTACGTCACATCCTGCAACTTGATCATGATGCAGCTTGACTACGGGTTCCTGCCGATCTATCAGCGCTAG